A window of Bacteroidota bacterium genomic DNA:
TACGCGCAAAACCATGCGGGCCTTTGAAGAAGCCGAAAGGGTGAAGGCCGACCTGATTATCTTAGACTTAAATACCTACGGTGGATTGGTATCGGATGCCGACTCGATACGTACCCGAATACTCAACAGCAAGATACCCGTGTATGTGTTTATTGAAAACAATGCCGCTTCAGCAGGGGCGTTGATTTCTATCGCCTGCAATAAAATATTCATGCGCAAGGGTGCTACTATTGGCGCGGCTACGGTGGTGAATGAAAGCGGCGAGAAAGTACCCGATAAGTACCAAAGTTATATGCGCAGTAAAATGCGTGCAACGGCTGAGGCAAGAGGCCGTAACCCGGATATTGCGCAAGCAATGGTTGACGGGGATATTGTGGTGCCCGGTGTGAATGATTCAGGAAAGATT
This region includes:
- a CDS encoding nodulation protein NfeD, translated to MQAIAQDSAALPVKKLKIVKFSIHEEIAPKATRKTMRAFEEAERVKADLIILDLNTYGGLVSDADSIRTRILNSKIPVYVFIENNAASAGALISIACNKIFMRKGATIGAATVVNESGEKVPDKYQSYMRSKMRATAEARGRNPDIAQAMVDGDIVVPGVNDSGKIVTLTTTEAIKHRFCDGEAETVEEMLKQAGVKEYDIVEVQDTAMDGIMGFLMHPGTSGVLILLIFLGIYYEL